Proteins found in one Paenibacillus wynnii genomic segment:
- a CDS encoding GNAT family N-acetyltransferase encodes MSVNRFEVSTRQDEDHESVCELIADSFQGKFRSLVNLDKHQLIKLLESIWIYDSNDLSSIQVVAKEHGKVVGTLSLKWKRTCSPSNGDRQIRFKPLFKQFGTFNVCKLIAGTHFLEYQPQASECYIEHLAVHSSHRNQGIGGHLLAWAQQYALCSEFNKLSLHVAGKNDQAIHLYEKLEFGIERTNYNLIRHCLFQTPIWHLMAWNGKALLNP; translated from the coding sequence ATGAGCGTAAATCGGTTTGAAGTGAGTACCCGCCAAGATGAAGATCATGAATCAGTATGTGAACTTATAGCAGATTCATTTCAAGGTAAGTTCCGAAGCCTTGTCAATCTGGATAAACATCAACTGATCAAGCTATTGGAGAGCATATGGATTTATGATTCTAATGATTTATCTTCAATACAAGTAGTGGCCAAGGAACACGGGAAAGTGGTCGGTACGCTTAGCCTGAAATGGAAAAGAACCTGTTCTCCCAGTAATGGGGATAGGCAAATTCGCTTCAAACCACTCTTCAAGCAGTTTGGAACCTTCAACGTATGTAAATTGATAGCCGGGACGCACTTTTTAGAGTATCAGCCCCAAGCAAGCGAATGTTATATTGAGCATTTGGCTGTTCACTCAAGCCATCGCAATCAAGGAATTGGCGGACATCTGTTAGCCTGGGCACAACAATATGCCCTTTGCTCTGAATTTAACAAATTATCTCTTCACGTAGCCGGCAAGAACGACCAGGCCATTCACTTATATGAGAAATTGGAATTTGGTATTGAAAGGACTAACTATAATCTGATAAGACATTGTTTATTTCAAACCCCTATTTGGCATTTGATGGCATGGAACGGGAAAGCATTACTCAATCCTTAG
- a CDS encoding zinc-binding dehydrogenase, with translation MLPTHINMVMKQYGVSAKFNTKFPTYENLQEIAQLIADGEVRAKIDHVYPIREVQSAHRQSESRHGQGRILLDLNSKEWDWQS, from the coding sequence ATGTTGCCGACACATATAAATATGGTAATGAAGCAGTACGGTGTATCAGCCAAATTCAACACGAAATTCCCTACTTATGAGAACCTTCAAGAAATCGCTCAACTCATTGCAGATGGAGAAGTTCGCGCAAAGATCGATCATGTTTATCCGATTCGTGAGGTCCAATCAGCCCATAGGCAAAGTGAAAGCAGACACGGCCAAGGAAGAATATTATTAGATCTGAATTCGAAGGAATGGGATTGGCAGAGTTAG
- the dhaK gene encoding dihydroxyacetone kinase subunit DhaK, whose translation MKKIINQTENIVIEMCNGIAMAHPELEFVKKYKIIKKKEINENKVSLISGGGSGHEPAHAGYIGKGMLDATVCGDIFASPSQIQVYQAIKATASKKGTLMIIKNYSGDMMNFKNAAYLAEEDGILVDYVRVDDDISVQDSLYTVGRRGVAGTVLVHKIAGAAAEEGRSLAEVKSAAEKAAANVRSIGFGLTSCTVPAKGTPTFEIAEDEMEYGVGIHGEPGIRREKIGTADSMAERMVEALLKDLKLDNDSPSEIALLINGFGGTPLLELYLLNNAVTRELAGKNNIKICKTFVGNYMTSIDMAGASVTIMKLDEELKTLLFKESDTPAFKVSGPTESVDYVDIAQDNVTEASVSFETETSEEYSNILGNTFTLNNFVYLVDKMSEIIIKNEIPFCELDSHAGDGDFGMSVAKGFRQLKREWNHILEDSMTDIGTFLNACSMVIMEYCGGASGPIWGSAFRTASKAVSGKKELSISEFADMMHAAVQGIQTTGERSFGRGAVVGDKTLIDALVPCADSWSKSAKEGDSFKTAFAKGAEAAIEGAKKTEDIVARMGRAGTVGDRSLGYPDAGAYALGVIFKELSDQMK comes from the coding sequence ATGAAGAAGATCATCAATCAAACGGAGAACATTGTCATTGAAATGTGCAACGGAATAGCTATGGCACATCCGGAGCTGGAGTTTGTGAAGAAATATAAGATTATTAAGAAAAAAGAAATCAACGAAAACAAAGTCAGTTTGATCAGTGGGGGTGGCAGCGGCCATGAGCCTGCACATGCAGGTTATATTGGTAAGGGTATGCTTGACGCCACGGTATGCGGAGATATTTTCGCTTCTCCGTCGCAGATTCAGGTGTATCAGGCGATTAAAGCGACCGCTAGTAAAAAGGGTACCTTAATGATCATTAAGAATTACAGCGGGGATATGATGAACTTTAAGAACGCTGCGTATTTAGCAGAAGAAGACGGAATTCTAGTGGATTATGTTCGCGTGGATGATGATATTTCCGTACAAGACAGTTTATATACGGTTGGACGCCGGGGAGTTGCAGGTACCGTACTGGTGCATAAAATTGCCGGAGCGGCTGCAGAAGAGGGACGGAGTTTAGCGGAGGTAAAGTCTGCTGCGGAAAAAGCGGCAGCTAACGTACGCAGTATTGGTTTCGGATTAACCTCTTGTACGGTTCCTGCTAAAGGAACACCAACCTTCGAGATTGCCGAAGATGAAATGGAATATGGTGTGGGTATTCACGGGGAGCCGGGAATTCGTCGCGAAAAAATTGGCACAGCCGACAGCATGGCGGAGCGAATGGTTGAAGCGCTACTGAAGGATTTGAAGTTAGATAATGATAGCCCCTCAGAGATTGCCTTGTTAATTAACGGATTTGGGGGAACCCCGTTACTTGAGCTTTATCTTTTAAATAACGCGGTTACAAGGGAATTAGCCGGGAAGAACAATATTAAGATCTGTAAAACCTTTGTTGGAAACTATATGACTAGTATTGATATGGCCGGGGCTTCAGTAACCATTATGAAATTGGACGAAGAACTTAAAACGCTTTTATTCAAGGAAAGTGATACACCTGCATTTAAGGTGTCAGGCCCTACGGAAAGCGTGGATTATGTTGATATCGCTCAGGATAATGTAACAGAAGCCTCCGTTTCTTTTGAGACAGAGACTTCTGAGGAGTACTCTAATATCCTGGGCAATACATTTACATTGAATAATTTCGTTTATCTGGTAGATAAGATGAGTGAAATCATTATTAAAAATGAGATTCCTTTCTGCGAGTTGGATTCCCACGCCGGCGATGGTGATTTCGGGATGAGTGTTGCCAAAGGGTTCCGTCAGTTAAAGCGGGAATGGAATCACATTCTAGAGGACAGCATGACGGATATTGGAACTTTCTTGAATGCTTGTTCAATGGTTATCATGGAATATTGCGGTGGGGCATCTGGTCCGATCTGGGGTTCTGCGTTCCGTACAGCGAGCAAGGCTGTTAGTGGTAAAAAAGAATTAAGCATATCTGAATTTGCCGACATGATGCACGCTGCTGTTCAAGGCATTCAAACTACCGGTGAACGTTCCTTTGGACGGGGAGCTGTGGTGGGTGATAAGACATTGATTGATGCGCTTGTACCTTGTGCCGATTCCTGGTCGAAGAGTGCGAAGGAGGGGGATAGTTTTAAAACCGCCTTTGCAAAAGGAGCCGAAGCAGCCATAGAAGGGGCTAAAAAAACGGAGGACATCGTGGCCCGCATGGGACGCGCAGGTACCGTTGGTGACAGAAGCCTTGGCTACCCAGATGCGGGAGCCTATGCGCTGGGTGTGATTTTCAAGGAGCTTTCTGACCAAATGAAGTAG
- a CDS encoding sugar phosphate isomerase/epimerase family protein: protein MGYGTLAHTVGCLPLKQLTTTLQQYNIDFVQLALSKAIQDIDTSTGKLSPGLASYIGEQFDKAGIRIGVLGCYINPIHPDPAIRRTEINRFKEHLRYARQFGAPMVATETGALTNWLQQEPIHYIEKGWETLHATVQELAEEANKWGVSIGLEGVSNHTLSTPDSMQRILEEVPSSTLGVVFDPCNMIGEEVHLQDEIVDRAFKLYGDRMILVHLKDIYYEDNRVRHGIAGKGLFHTEAFMAKLQQYKPMIDISLEEITGPEINDTIALLSGLVPRQD, encoded by the coding sequence TTGGGATATGGAACCTTAGCTCATACGGTAGGCTGCTTGCCGCTCAAACAATTGACTACTACCTTACAGCAGTACAATATTGACTTTGTTCAGTTGGCCTTATCGAAGGCTATTCAAGACATCGACACTTCTACCGGTAAGCTTAGTCCCGGTCTAGCCAGTTACATAGGGGAGCAATTTGACAAGGCAGGCATACGCATTGGAGTTCTAGGCTGCTATATTAATCCAATTCACCCTGATCCCGCGATTAGGAGAACTGAGATCAACCGGTTCAAAGAGCACCTTCGATACGCCCGTCAATTCGGTGCGCCTATGGTTGCGACAGAGACCGGTGCTCTAACGAATTGGCTGCAGCAAGAACCGATCCATTACATTGAAAAAGGATGGGAAACGCTTCATGCTACAGTTCAGGAACTAGCTGAGGAAGCTAATAAATGGGGTGTCTCTATCGGACTCGAGGGGGTCAGTAACCATACACTGTCCACACCGGACAGCATGCAACGCATTCTTGAAGAGGTGCCATCCAGTACACTTGGGGTTGTTTTTGACCCTTGCAATATGATCGGAGAAGAAGTTCATCTACAGGATGAAATTGTGGATAGAGCTTTCAAGCTGTACGGGGACCGGATGATTCTTGTCCATTTAAAGGATATCTATTACGAGGACAACCGAGTCAGACATGGGATTGCAGGTAAAGGACTTTTCCACACGGAAGCCTTTATGGCCAAGCTTCAACAATACAAGCCAATGATTGATATCTCTCTGGAGGAGATTACCGGCCCGGAGATTAATGATACGATTGCACTGTTGTCAGGGCTTGTCCCACGTCAAGATTAG
- a CDS encoding alpha/beta hydrolase family protein, giving the protein MRRSIKLTIGISAAIFIALVLFILNQNSYQMTEEKIEIKTPQGLLTGTLVLPENHSGNVGLVVFVHGDGPINDSYDGGYKPLWEKFASVGYASLSLNKPGVNGSPGNWLEQSMEDRAQEAIYAIHWAHSLPMIDDTRIGLWGASQAGWVIPKIVREEQDIAFSILVSPAINWISQGKYNTKKQMEHEGYSEQEIKEEEHYNEQVLNILREQSSYTDYLKMTHKGDIIPKDRWEFISKNFQSDATAELTFFKSPVHLVLGGQDIHVDVKDTELIYRQQIPSYLLSVSLLPNADHSMLKKELATSELRTYLTAIFSPKTMFDDQYLTNLSQFVSQFKP; this is encoded by the coding sequence ATGAGAAGATCTATCAAGCTAACAATCGGGATATCAGCGGCTATATTCATTGCCTTGGTTCTCTTCATATTGAATCAGAACTCATATCAAATGACTGAGGAAAAAATAGAAATTAAAACGCCCCAAGGCCTACTAACGGGAACGTTAGTGCTGCCGGAAAATCACTCAGGAAACGTTGGGCTTGTCGTCTTTGTTCATGGTGATGGCCCAATTAATGACTCCTACGATGGCGGATATAAGCCTTTATGGGAGAAGTTCGCTTCAGTCGGTTACGCTTCATTGTCACTCAATAAACCTGGAGTTAACGGTTCTCCCGGGAACTGGCTAGAGCAAAGTATGGAGGACCGTGCGCAGGAAGCCATCTACGCGATTCACTGGGCTCATTCTTTACCTATGATAGATGACACAAGAATCGGCTTGTGGGGAGCAAGTCAAGCGGGTTGGGTGATACCAAAGATTGTTAGAGAAGAACAGGATATCGCCTTCAGTATCTTAGTATCCCCAGCCATAAATTGGATTTCTCAAGGGAAATATAATACAAAAAAGCAGATGGAACATGAAGGTTACTCCGAACAAGAGATTAAGGAGGAAGAACATTACAACGAACAAGTTCTGAATATCCTTAGAGAACAATCGTCCTATACGGATTACCTGAAGATGACTCACAAGGGAGATATAATTCCCAAAGATAGGTGGGAGTTTATATCCAAGAATTTTCAATCGGATGCTACCGCGGAGTTGACCTTCTTTAAGTCCCCTGTTCACTTGGTTCTAGGGGGGCAAGACATTCATGTTGATGTCAAGGATACTGAACTTATATACCGCCAACAAATACCCTCTTATTTACTCTCTGTATCCCTCTTGCCCAATGCCGATCATTCTATGTTAAAGAAAGAGCTCGCTACATCTGAACTCAGAACCTACCTGACGGCCATATTTTCCCCAAAAACAATGTTTGATGATCAATACTTAACGAATCTATCTCAATTTGTGAGCCAATTCAAGCCATAA
- a CDS encoding exotoxin beta-grasp domain-containing protein: MSLILQSVDMERLECFSKAMQAYNDEANKVCKGLVTVCKKTETDYEWEITYYGKSVFISSDEILKILNQNNDTNYKEKFKELVAWKLRAV; encoded by the coding sequence GTGAGTCTTATTTTACAATCGGTTGATATGGAAAGACTTGAATGTTTTTCGAAGGCTATGCAGGCTTATAACGACGAGGCGAATAAGGTATGCAAGGGTTTGGTCACGGTGTGTAAAAAAACAGAGACGGATTATGAGTGGGAAATAACCTATTATGGTAAGAGTGTATTTATCAGCTCAGATGAAATTTTAAAAATATTAAATCAAAATAATGATACGAATTACAAAGAAAAATTCAAAGAGCTTGTAGCGTGGAAATTGAGAGCGGTCTAG
- a CDS encoding MFS transporter yields MNSQQKAANPPKLLTNRFIQTIILSNVLLQIGIWVRNFAILLYVADKTGNDPYAISLISVAEFAPIFVFSFIGGTFADRWLPKKTMIWCDLLSAVSVFVVLLTIHYGSWHSVYFVTFISAILSQFSQPSGMRLFKQHVPEDQLQQGMALFQSLMAIFMVLGPMLGTLAYSNLGLEASVAVMGVVFLLSAAVLFRLPKDKVNEQPKPVKGQFMKELSEGFRYVWQSQVLRMLGAAFILAGLAVGLSQALGLFIVTERLGKPEEFLQYMLMVNGIAMLVGGGIVAVFSKRVPPQMLLSLGMLIGAICTVIVGYSTNVTVTLATQFINGLAFPCIHIGISTMILKWSHESIVGRVNGVLNPMFTGMMVISMSLAGKLKGEFPLVSIYTGAGFLFFFGAMVLIPIMSQKAPENLNVSQVVNET; encoded by the coding sequence TTGAATTCTCAACAGAAGGCTGCTAATCCGCCAAAGCTTTTAACAAATCGGTTCATCCAGACGATTATATTATCAAATGTTCTCCTACAAATCGGAATCTGGGTACGTAATTTCGCAATACTTCTCTACGTGGCGGATAAAACCGGTAATGATCCGTACGCCATTTCGCTTATCAGCGTGGCTGAATTTGCTCCAATTTTCGTGTTTTCTTTTATTGGAGGAACATTCGCAGATCGCTGGTTACCGAAAAAAACGATGATTTGGTGCGACTTATTATCAGCCGTATCGGTGTTCGTTGTATTGCTTACGATTCATTATGGATCTTGGCATTCCGTGTATTTTGTCACCTTTATATCGGCTATTCTTTCACAGTTCTCACAGCCATCCGGTATGCGTCTCTTTAAGCAGCATGTGCCTGAAGACCAACTGCAGCAGGGAATGGCGCTTTTCCAGTCACTGATGGCGATATTCATGGTTCTTGGGCCGATGCTCGGTACACTTGCATACAGCAACTTGGGACTTGAAGCTTCTGTTGCGGTTATGGGTGTTGTGTTCCTACTGTCAGCTGCTGTATTGTTTCGTCTTCCTAAGGATAAAGTTAATGAGCAACCAAAACCAGTAAAAGGGCAGTTCATGAAGGAACTGAGTGAAGGCTTTCGATATGTTTGGCAAAGCCAGGTGCTTCGAATGCTTGGAGCCGCTTTTATTTTAGCTGGGCTTGCCGTGGGACTCTCTCAAGCGCTCGGACTGTTCATTGTAACGGAACGGCTTGGCAAACCAGAGGAGTTTCTACAATACATGCTTATGGTTAACGGTATAGCTATGCTCGTTGGGGGCGGTATCGTAGCAGTATTCTCCAAACGTGTTCCTCCGCAGATGTTACTTAGTCTGGGAATGCTTATAGGAGCCATTTGTACAGTCATCGTTGGGTACTCGACCAATGTAACCGTTACTCTAGCCACACAATTTATTAATGGACTCGCCTTCCCTTGCATTCATATTGGGATCAGTACGATGATTCTAAAATGGTCACATGAATCCATAGTGGGTCGGGTAAATGGGGTCCTTAACCCCATGTTCACCGGTATGATGGTCATCTCGATGTCTTTAGCAGGCAAACTTAAGGGGGAGTTTCCTCTGGTATCTATATATACAGGGGCAGGCTTCTTATTCTTTTTTGGCGCCATGGTTTTAATTCCAATCATGAGTCAAAAAGCACCGGAGAACTTAAATGTATCGCAAGTCGTAAACGAAACGTAG
- a CDS encoding DUF2812 domain-containing protein translates to MKYVKYKVFSIGAYEKEEQWLNEMSAKGMHLTDIGFCRYVFEKGTPGEYIYRLQMLENIPTHPQSVDYIRFVEDTGAEQVGSILRWVYFRKKAANGPFDLYSDLDSRLKHYRSINAICNVIIPIEFIIGALNIFIINVNVPGELPNIIYRTNMLLGLFCIGLGIWVIFISRSIRKKIKILKKESTIRE, encoded by the coding sequence ATGAAATATGTTAAGTATAAAGTTTTTTCGATTGGTGCATATGAGAAAGAAGAACAATGGCTGAATGAAATGTCGGCAAAAGGAATGCATCTAACCGATATTGGTTTTTGCAGATATGTCTTTGAAAAAGGAACACCCGGCGAATACATATATCGCCTCCAGATGCTAGAAAATATACCGACACATCCCCAAAGTGTTGATTACATTAGATTCGTGGAAGATACAGGAGCGGAACAGGTGGGTTCAATTCTGCGTTGGGTATATTTTAGGAAAAAAGCAGCGAATGGGCCGTTTGATTTATACTCTGACCTTGATTCAAGACTGAAACATTACCGAAGTATCAATGCTATATGTAATGTAATTATTCCGATTGAATTTATAATAGGGGCTTTAAATATATTTATCATAAATGTTAATGTTCCCGGGGAGTTACCTAATATAATTTATAGAACAAATATGTTACTTGGACTTTTTTGTATTGGATTGGGGATCTGGGTTATTTTTATCAGCCGCTCCATTCGCAAGAAAATTAAAATATTAAAAAAGGAAAGTACAATTAGAGAATAA
- a CDS encoding MerR family transcriptional regulator: protein MKEFITISELSTLMNVSVHQIRYFEEKEILFPAYTDSNKYRMYGIPEIYQLSHILLLRKLNVPVVEIKECMASFSPDDYHQLLSNSLKKVQSQMDQLIMLQQFMQKIVKEHDEFASPENHYQIKLMEDRHLKQWIRYEIQHNLNARNLYENRPKLPDLFEADLHYIYDSNQINLCYEVTAPSDILLEKGNYLYKHLLVSSEQDIEDEFRQLEHYLMQHQDMEPGQIILLEKSYLSMFNNHKLHYEIQVRIS, encoded by the coding sequence TTGAAAGAGTTCATTACCATAAGCGAGCTGTCGACACTGATGAATGTTTCTGTGCATCAAATACGTTATTTTGAAGAGAAGGAAATTCTGTTTCCCGCTTACACCGACTCCAATAAGTACCGAATGTATGGTATTCCTGAGATTTATCAGTTATCCCATATTTTACTGCTCCGTAAGCTGAACGTCCCTGTTGTTGAGATTAAAGAATGTATGGCCTCCTTCTCTCCCGATGATTATCATCAGCTTTTGAGCAATTCCTTGAAGAAGGTTCAATCTCAGATGGATCAACTGATCATGCTCCAGCAATTTATGCAAAAGATAGTAAAGGAGCATGATGAGTTTGCTTCTCCGGAGAATCATTATCAAATCAAACTTATGGAAGACAGACATTTGAAACAGTGGATTAGATATGAAATACAGCATAACCTCAATGCTAGAAACCTTTATGAAAATAGGCCGAAGCTGCCCGATTTATTTGAAGCTGATCTGCACTATATATATGATTCCAATCAGATAAACCTTTGTTATGAGGTTACCGCTCCCTCCGACATCCTCTTAGAGAAAGGCAATTATCTCTATAAACATCTTCTCGTATCTTCAGAGCAAGATATAGAGGATGAATTCCGGCAACTTGAACACTATCTCATGCAACATCAGGATATGGAGCCGGGGCAAATTATCCTTTTAGAGAAATCTTACCTTTCCATGTTCAATAACCACAAACTACATTATGAAATACAAGTTAGAATCAGTTAA
- a CDS encoding PadR family transcriptional regulator, whose protein sequence is MQDNNERIALTEAVYYILLSLYEPMHGYGIIQNVVGLSNGRVNLAAGTLYGALNTLLERQWIRALPGELNSRKKEYEITDFGKQVINMELLRLQELIENGYRTVGRNG, encoded by the coding sequence TTGCAAGATAACAATGAACGAATTGCGCTTACAGAAGCGGTATATTACATTTTGCTATCCCTATATGAACCCATGCACGGTTATGGAATTATCCAGAATGTTGTGGGTTTAAGCAATGGCAGAGTGAATCTTGCGGCGGGAACTTTGTACGGAGCCCTCAATACCTTGTTGGAACGACAGTGGATTAGAGCTCTTCCGGGGGAACTCAATTCCAGAAAGAAAGAATATGAAATTACTGATTTCGGAAAACAAGTTATAAATATGGAATTACTGCGTTTGCAAGAATTAATTGAGAACGGTTATAGGACAGTTGGGAGGAATGGATAA
- a CDS encoding PocR ligand-binding domain-containing protein: MIHESLRINKILDLKKWKRLQDSLATVTKLAILTVDYKGIPVTSHSSCQSFCQNVRKDPELLPYCQKCDSRGGLEAVRLNAPYVYLCHFNIVDIAIPITVDDKYLGAVMAGQVKLSDPENGHDLEQIVTSKNKSLHLLKENDLKAHYDNIPTMTYEEVVKISNMLFLLCNYIIEEALNKNLLVEMFEKASGNDETLNISTILPGYTIKNIESVKKEMTNAIADAYLKNTSNDTSICTNPIFKPAFDYIYNHKSENISLTHMAELCHISSSYFSRLFAKETGENFTSYLAKLKVKWAKQLLEVTDMPISQISDELGFNEPGYFIKTFKKIEAITPAIYRKYYRET; encoded by the coding sequence TTGATACATGAGTCACTACGTATTAACAAAATTTTGGATCTGAAGAAGTGGAAACGTCTTCAAGACTCCTTGGCTACAGTTACTAAACTCGCAATCCTAACTGTTGATTATAAAGGCATACCGGTGACCAGTCACAGCAGCTGTCAATCGTTCTGTCAAAATGTGCGGAAGGATCCCGAACTGCTGCCCTATTGCCAAAAATGTGATTCGCGCGGTGGACTTGAAGCCGTTCGATTAAACGCTCCTTACGTGTATCTGTGCCATTTCAATATCGTGGATATTGCTATTCCGATCACTGTCGATGATAAATACCTCGGAGCTGTTATGGCAGGACAAGTTAAGCTGTCAGACCCTGAGAACGGACATGATCTAGAGCAAATTGTCACTTCGAAGAATAAATCGCTGCATCTCCTTAAAGAAAATGACTTAAAGGCACACTATGATAATATTCCAACCATGACCTATGAAGAAGTCGTTAAAATATCCAACATGCTCTTTCTCTTATGCAACTATATTATCGAAGAAGCACTCAATAAAAATCTGCTGGTCGAGATGTTCGAGAAAGCTTCTGGAAATGATGAGACCTTGAATATTTCTACTATTCTTCCCGGCTACACCATTAAAAATATTGAATCCGTAAAAAAAGAAATGACTAATGCTATCGCGGATGCTTATCTGAAAAATACATCTAATGATACAAGTATTTGTACAAACCCGATTTTCAAACCCGCCTTCGATTATATTTATAACCATAAAAGCGAAAACATATCATTAACTCATATGGCTGAGTTGTGTCATATCAGTTCCAGCTATTTCAGCAGACTGTTTGCGAAAGAAACGGGAGAAAACTTCACCAGTTATTTGGCAAAACTTAAGGTTAAATGGGCAAAGCAGCTGTTAGAAGTAACAGATATGCCTATTTCGCAGATTAGTGATGAACTTGGCTTTAATGAACCAGGTTATTTCATCAAAACCTTCAAAAAAATCGAAGCCATTACGCCTGCCATCTACCGTAAATATTATAGAGAGACTTAG
- a CDS encoding glycerol dehydrogenase, translating into MRKAFISPTKYVQGEDELLNLGYFVNSFGSSALLIAHPYDVLRVKDKLEATAAKFNITFVESGFKGECSREEVARLQGIAAEKGCTCTIGLGGGKAIDAAKCVAQGEALIICPTIAATDAPTSHSAVLYTPDGAFDDYAYFKQSPSVVLVDTTVIANAPTRFLVAGMGDALSTYFEARATSKSYSRVNASLPMGSREGHCAPALGTNAALALATLCYEMLLKDGAKAKIASDCNMVTQALENIVETNILLSGLGFESAGLGGAHAIHDGLTILEGTHSYYHGEKVAFGTLAQLVLENAPTEELHQVLDFCLEVGLPVCLADIGVEHITTEELLQVAEKACIPEESIHSMPFPITVKEVAAAIGTADRIGQDYKARREAQ; encoded by the coding sequence ATGAGAAAAGCATTCATTAGTCCAACTAAATATGTACAAGGGGAAGACGAATTATTGAACCTTGGGTATTTTGTAAATTCTTTTGGTTCATCTGCCTTACTAATTGCCCATCCATATGATGTATTGCGTGTAAAGGATAAGCTTGAGGCTACGGCTGCAAAGTTTAATATAACTTTTGTTGAAAGCGGTTTTAAGGGGGAATGCTCTCGGGAGGAAGTAGCAAGATTGCAAGGAATTGCTGCTGAAAAAGGCTGTACCTGCACGATCGGACTTGGTGGAGGAAAAGCCATCGATGCGGCGAAATGTGTGGCACAAGGGGAAGCACTGATCATTTGTCCGACGATTGCAGCGACAGATGCACCCACGAGCCATTCCGCAGTGCTGTATACACCGGACGGAGCTTTTGATGATTATGCCTATTTCAAGCAAAGTCCAAGTGTTGTTTTGGTAGATACGACAGTTATAGCCAATGCGCCTACACGTTTTCTCGTGGCGGGTATGGGTGATGCTTTGTCTACCTATTTCGAGGCAAGAGCGACATCCAAGTCTTATTCCAGAGTCAATGCCAGCCTCCCAATGGGCTCCAGAGAAGGACACTGTGCACCGGCATTAGGAACCAACGCAGCGCTTGCACTTGCAACTTTATGTTATGAAATGCTGCTCAAAGACGGTGCGAAAGCGAAGATCGCAAGTGATTGCAATATGGTTACACAAGCACTCGAAAATATAGTGGAGACTAATATTTTATTATCGGGTCTTGGTTTCGAAAGCGCCGGCTTGGGTGGAGCACATGCGATTCACGACGGCTTAACGATTCTGGAGGGAACACATTCCTACTATCACGGTGAAAAGGTCGCCTTTGGTACACTTGCCCAATTGGTACTTGAGAATGCTCCAACTGAGGAGTTGCATCAAGTATTGGATTTCTGCCTAGAGGTAGGATTGCCGGTCTGTTTAGCTGATATCGGCGTAGAGCATATTACTACAGAGGAATTGCTGCAAGTCGCTGAAAAGGCCTGCATTCCTGAAGAATCCATTCATTCTATGCCATTTCCCATTACAGTAAAGGAAGTTGCAGCAGCGATTGGTACGGCAGACAGAATCGGCCAAGACTATAAAGCACGCCGGGAGGCCCAGTAA